From Ipomoea triloba cultivar NCNSP0323 chromosome 5, ASM357664v1, the proteins below share one genomic window:
- the LOC116019168 gene encoding guanylyl cyclase 1-like isoform X2 → MVVSRSFSVEVPHINQLHTWDCGLACVAMVLRTLGFSDCNVIELEELCCTRSIWTVDLAYLLQKYSVDFYYFTVTLGANPKFSVETFYKEQLPSDLVRVNTLFQKAREAGIDIECRSISKEEMSILILSGNYIAIALVDQYKLNHSWLEDLCVSSFCSNRPGYTGHYVVICGYNADTDTFEIRDPASSRKHERVTSRCLEEARKSFGTDEDLLLVRCH, encoded by the exons ATGGTTGTCTCCCGATCATTTTCTGTTGAA GTTCCGCACATCAACCAACTACATACATGGGATTGCGGTCTTGCCTGTGTTGCGATGGTTTTGAGAACTCTTGGCTTCAGTGATTGTAATGTTATAGAACTAGAAGAGCTATGTTGCACGAGAAG CATTTGGACAGTTGATCTTGCATATTTGTTGCAGAAATATTCTGTCGATTTTTACTACTTTACAGTCACACTAGGAGCAAACCCCAAGTTTAGTGTGGAGACGTTTTACAAG GAACAATTACCTAGTGATCTGGTCCGTGTGAATACGCTGTTTCAAAAGGCACGGGAAGCTGGCATTGATATTGAG TGCAGGTCAATTAGCAAAGAAGAGATGTCCATATTAATCTTGTCGGGAAACTATATTGCAATTGCTTTAGTTGACCAATACAAGTTAAA TCATTCTTGGCTGGAGGACCTTTGTGTTTCGAGCTTTTGTAGCAACAGGCCTGGGTATACTG GTCACTATGTTGTCATTTGTGGCTACAATGCAGACACAGATACATTTGAGATTCGAGATCCAGCAAGTTCAAG GAAACATGAAAGGGTTACTTCAAGGTGTCTAGAAGAGGCTCGTAAATCGTTTGGCACTGATGAGGATCTACTACTGGTACGTTGCCATTAG
- the LOC116019168 gene encoding guanylyl cyclase 1-like isoform X3, with protein sequence MVLRTLGFSDCNVIELEELCCTRSIWTVDLAYLLQKYSVDFYYFTVTLGANPKFSVETFYKEQLPSDLVRVNTLFQKAREAGIDIECRSISKEEMSILILSGNYIAIALVDQYKLNHSWLEDLCVSSFCSNRPGYTGHYVVICGYNADTDTFEIRDPASSRKHERVTSRCLEEARKSFGTDEDLLLVRCH encoded by the exons ATGGTTTTGAGAACTCTTGGCTTCAGTGATTGTAATGTTATAGAACTAGAAGAGCTATGTTGCACGAGAAG CATTTGGACAGTTGATCTTGCATATTTGTTGCAGAAATATTCTGTCGATTTTTACTACTTTACAGTCACACTAGGAGCAAACCCCAAGTTTAGTGTGGAGACGTTTTACAAG GAACAATTACCTAGTGATCTGGTCCGTGTGAATACGCTGTTTCAAAAGGCACGGGAAGCTGGCATTGATATTGAG TGCAGGTCAATTAGCAAAGAAGAGATGTCCATATTAATCTTGTCGGGAAACTATATTGCAATTGCTTTAGTTGACCAATACAAGTTAAA TCATTCTTGGCTGGAGGACCTTTGTGTTTCGAGCTTTTGTAGCAACAGGCCTGGGTATACTG GTCACTATGTTGTCATTTGTGGCTACAATGCAGACACAGATACATTTGAGATTCGAGATCCAGCAAGTTCAAG GAAACATGAAAGGGTTACTTCAAGGTGTCTAGAAGAGGCTCGTAAATCGTTTGGCACTGATGAGGATCTACTACTGGTACGTTGCCATTAG
- the LOC116019168 gene encoding guanylyl cyclase 1-like isoform X1: protein MWPLYVLFNKFLGPQEENVHGPDVSNLSFNSSFPFIQLPNGNVYNSMVVSRSFSVEVPHINQLHTWDCGLACVAMVLRTLGFSDCNVIELEELCCTRSIWTVDLAYLLQKYSVDFYYFTVTLGANPKFSVETFYKEQLPSDLVRVNTLFQKAREAGIDIECRSISKEEMSILILSGNYIAIALVDQYKLNHSWLEDLCVSSFCSNRPGYTGHYVVICGYNADTDTFEIRDPASSRKHERVTSRCLEEARKSFGTDEDLLLVRCH, encoded by the exons ATGTGGCCTTTATATGTTCTCTTCAACAAGTTTTTGGGACCGCAAGAGGAAAATGTTCATGGACCGGATGTGAGCAATTTGAGTTTTAACAGTTCCTTCCCTTTTATTCAGTTACCAAATGGAAATGTTTACAACAGTATGGTTGTCTCCCGATCATTTTCTGTTGAA GTTCCGCACATCAACCAACTACATACATGGGATTGCGGTCTTGCCTGTGTTGCGATGGTTTTGAGAACTCTTGGCTTCAGTGATTGTAATGTTATAGAACTAGAAGAGCTATGTTGCACGAGAAG CATTTGGACAGTTGATCTTGCATATTTGTTGCAGAAATATTCTGTCGATTTTTACTACTTTACAGTCACACTAGGAGCAAACCCCAAGTTTAGTGTGGAGACGTTTTACAAG GAACAATTACCTAGTGATCTGGTCCGTGTGAATACGCTGTTTCAAAAGGCACGGGAAGCTGGCATTGATATTGAG TGCAGGTCAATTAGCAAAGAAGAGATGTCCATATTAATCTTGTCGGGAAACTATATTGCAATTGCTTTAGTTGACCAATACAAGTTAAA TCATTCTTGGCTGGAGGACCTTTGTGTTTCGAGCTTTTGTAGCAACAGGCCTGGGTATACTG GTCACTATGTTGTCATTTGTGGCTACAATGCAGACACAGATACATTTGAGATTCGAGATCCAGCAAGTTCAAG GAAACATGAAAGGGTTACTTCAAGGTGTCTAGAAGAGGCTCGTAAATCGTTTGGCACTGATGAGGATCTACTACTGGTACGTTGCCATTAG